The sequence ccctgtctcgaaaaacaagaacaacaaaaaaaagtcatgctTTCACGCTCTGACTTCCAAGCTCCTCTGCCTGCAGGAACTACCACCGACTACTCCAGCTTCTCTAGACCTGGCAGTTTCAGAAGCTCCTTCCCCTTCAGCACTTGGCTGTATCCTTGACTTCCATCATCCCAGGCTTAGGAAACCTACAGATTCAAGTAACAGAGGTACTCTGTTCCCCCACAGCGAAAAAGCACCCACGTCAAACACCTGGATCTTGAAAgagatgcaaacacacacagcaagatCCAACCTCTGCCTGGTGGTAAACTCACAGCAAAGGAAGTGACATTTACCACGGACGCCAAGAACCCAGATAATGCCAAGAGGAATCAGCAGGAAGAAAAGCCTGAGTGGCAGCCGAACTGGTGCGATCCCTCGCCAGACCAGCCTCACCTCGCTTTACAGTAACGGCCTGGAAGGAGCCAGCGGCAGAAGAGGGCGGGGTGCGTGCTTGGAGGTTTGGGTCAGGCAGCTACAAGTCACCGGGCAGGACAGCACTGCTCCGCACCTAGAGCGAGGGTGCGGCTGCCCGGAGCGACCGGCCTCCGTAGCCCCGCCCCTTCCCTCGTGTCGTCACCTGTGCGCAGTGAGAGCGGGCCGCGATTGGCTGTCTCCACCGCGGAGGCGGGACCTCAGGAACGGGCGGGAGCGAGCGCCCCGGGGAGGCGTTAACCAGGGTAGAGAGGGGAGGGGCGTGGCCCCGCGCGGAAGGCCGTTGGCAGCCGGGTCCCACCCCGGATGTGCAACGTCACGGAGCGGGCAGCAGCAATTGGCTGGAGTGGCGCAGCGCGCCGGGAGGGGCGGAAGGTTCTGGAGGGCTGGCGGGATCTGGAAGCTTCCGCCGGACGGGTATATAGAGTCCGGGACGGGGCAGCTGGGGAGCCGGAGGCGGCGATAGCTGGGCGGCGGTGGCCATGGGCAAGGACTATTACCAGACGCTGGGCTTGGCCCGCGGCGCGTCCGACGACGAGATCAAGCGAGCCTACCGCCGCCAGGCGCTGCGCTACCACCCCGACAAGAACAAGGAGCCCGGCGCTGAGGAGAAGTTCAAGGAGATCGCCGAGGCCTACGACGTGCTCAGCGACCCGCGCAAGCGCGAGATTTTCGACCGCTACGGAGAGGAAGGTACGCGTGCACTCGTCCGGGGGTGACCCGCCATTTGACAGGCGGGGAAACCGAGGGACCCGGGTCCTCGCTGAGGCCTCGGCCCGGGGATCCGGCGGCCGTACTGTCTCCGCCCTCTTGTCGGCGGCCTCAGCCGGGAGGAGGAGCTTTGGGCGCGCCGCTCGCACAGAAGCTTCTAGCACGTCTGCCGCAGCCCCTCCCGGCCAGGCCGCCTGCACAGGGCCAGAACACTGCAGACGAAGGGCGGCGATCGCCAGGGTATGAGAATCTGAAAATTGCCCGAGTGTTTTGTTTCCCTCGTCCCGCTAGCCCGCAAGCTCAGTGCTTAACCCAGAGTTGAGCCTTTTCCGGTTGCAGTGCTTAGGAACTTGTCTGTAGGTGTTACAGCGTGACTGGGAGGATGGGGCAGTCAGGTAGGGTAGACGTGGTGGCACCGACAACTGGAGGCCTTACTGCCTAATTGTCACGGAGAAAAAGGGAGTGATGTGTTTCCTGCTCCTACTGCCATTAGCAGTTAAAGACTTGACATTGGTTTTTACGTAGCTGGAAcaagctttaaaatatatatttccagccgggcggtggtggcgcacgcctttaatcccagcactcgggaggcagaggtaggcggatctctgggagttcgagaccagcctggtctacagagctagttccaggacaggctccaaagccacagagaaaccctgtctcgaaaaacaaatatatatatatatatatttccccttCCACTACGGTTAccggggctttttttttttttaatactaaaagCAAAACTTGTTGAGCCTGGTGTGGGAGCTCACACCCCTACTTTGGAGACTGAAGCATTTTGTGAATTTGCCGCAGATCTGAGCCACAGAATGAACTACTGTTTCCAAAAGAACAGTGACATTCCAAGCTCTGGGACGGCTGAGTCAGAAGGATTGCCtaaggctaacctggactactcAGCAAGTGCTGTAGCATGACATTCACAAGATCTCACTGTtcaggcttttatttatttttaatttatttttacttctgtgtacatgagtgtttgcatatatgtttgCACATGCTTCAAGAGAAGagggtggccgggcggtggtggcgcacgcctttaatcccagcactcgggaggcagaggcaggcggatctctgtgagttcgagaccagcctggtctacaaagagctagttccaggacaggctccaaagccacagagaaaccctgtctcgaaaaaaccaaaaaaaaaaaaaaagagaagagggtgttgaatcccctggaactggagttattcgGTTGTCTGCTGCCTTGTGGGAGTTGGTAACCGAACATGGTTCCTCTGCAAggggagcaagtgctcttaatttctgagccatctccagcttcTCATGTtggagccctggctggtctgcaAGTCTTCAGAGTTCTGGGTGGGGTTCAGGCATTCGGCACCAtgccaaactttttattttaagagtttgttttgttgagggttttgtttgtttgtttgcttttcgagacagggtttcccaggagctatggaacttgctctgtagcccaagctggcattGAGAgaccaacctgcctctgcctcccaagtgctggcgttaaaggcatgtgccaccactgccagactatttttaagggttttattttttgtaaatatgTTGATTTATTGCAGTGCTGAAAATGGAAACCAAAGGCCTTGACTCTTCTACAGTAACTCTGActtgtgattttgttttccagGCCTAAAGGGTGGTGGCCCCGGTGTTGGTAACAGCGGTGGTGCTAATGGTACTTCTTTCAGCTACACATTCCATGGAGACCCTCATGCCATGTTTGCTGAGTTCTTCGGTGGTAGAAACCCCTTTGATACCTTTTTCGGGCAGCGCAACGGGGAGGAAGGCATGGACATCGATGATCCGTTCTCTGCCTTTCCCATGGGTATGGGTGGCTTCACCAATGTGAACTTTGGACGCACCCGCCCTGCCCAAGAGCCCTCCCGAAAGAAGCAAGATCCCCCAGTCACCCACGACCTCCGGGTCTCCCTTGAAGAGATCTACAGCGGCTgtaccaagaaaatgaaaatctcccACAAGCGACTGAACCCTGATGGAAAGAGCATTCGAAATGAAGATAAGATCCTGACCATCGAAgtgaagaggggctggaaagaagggacCAAAATCACATTTCCCAAGGAAGGGGACCAGACCTCCAACAACATTCCAGCTGACATCGTCTTTGTTTTAAAGGACAAGCCACACAATATCTTCAAGAGAGATGGTTCCGATGTCATCTATCCAGCCAGGATTAGCCTTCGGGAGGTAAGGTACCAGGTGGGAGGAATCGTGAGAGATGACTACTGGGGGGAGCAGTGGGGAGGCTGGCTGAGGCTCTTCTGTGCCAACAGCATGGGTAGATGTGGAGTGGGGGCTCAGT is a genomic window of Microtus ochrogaster isolate Prairie Vole_2 unplaced genomic scaffold, MicOch1.0 UNK90, whole genome shotgun sequence containing:
- the Dnajb1 gene encoding dnaJ homolog subfamily B member 1 isoform X1: MGKDYYQTLGLARGASDDEIKRAYRRQALRYHPDKNKEPGAEEKFKEIAEAYDVLSDPRKREIFDRYGEEGLKGGGPGVGNSGGANGTSFSYTFHGDPHAMFAEFFGGRNPFDTFFGQRNGEEGMDIDDPFSAFPMGMGGFTNVNFGRTRPAQEPSRKKQDPPVTHDLRVSLEEIYSGCTKKMKISHKRLNPDGKSIRNEDKILTIEVKRGWKEGTKITFPKEGDQTSNNIPADIVFVLKDKPHNIFKRDGSDVIYPARISLREALCGCTVNVPTLDGRTIPVVFKDVIRPGMRRKVPGEGLPLPKTPEKRGDLVIEFEVIFPERIPQASRTLLEQVLPI
- the Dnajb1 gene encoding dnaJ homolog subfamily B member 1 isoform X2, coding for MFAEFFGGRNPFDTFFGQRNGEEGMDIDDPFSAFPMGMGGFTNVNFGRTRPAQEPSRKKQDPPVTHDLRVSLEEIYSGCTKKMKISHKRLNPDGKSIRNEDKILTIEVKRGWKEGTKITFPKEGDQTSNNIPADIVFVLKDKPHNIFKRDGSDVIYPARISLREALCGCTVNVPTLDGRTIPVVFKDVIRPGMRRKVPGEGLPLPKTPEKRGDLVIEFEVIFPERIPQASRTLLEQVLPI
- the Dnajb1 gene encoding dnaJ homolog subfamily B member 1 isoform X3, which codes for MGKDYYQTLGLARGASDDEIKRAYRRQALRYHPDKNKEPGAEEKFKEIAEAYDVLSDPRKREIFDRYGEEGLKGGGPGVGNSGGANGTSFSYTFHGDPHAMFAEFFGGRNPFDTFFGQRNGEEGMDIDDPFSAFPMGMGGFTNVNFGRTRPAQEPSRKKQDPPVTHDLRVSLEEIYSGCTKKMKISHKRLNPDGKSIRNEDKILTIEVKRGWKEGTKITFPKEGDQTSNNIPADIVFVLKDKPHNIFKRDGSDVIYPARISLREALCGCTVNVPTLDGRTIPKACLSPKHLKNVGTLLSSLKSSFPKGFPRHPEPSWSRFFPSSRLHSPRTEQGLFQTVHWLHTVGGPREGFCSAECFPQNILQSFKVAH